A genomic region of Cannabis sativa cultivar Pink pepper isolate KNU-18-1 chromosome 1, ASM2916894v1, whole genome shotgun sequence contains the following coding sequences:
- the LOC133033705 gene encoding copper transport protein ATX1-like, producing MPNVVEVKVGLHCVDCIKKILKAIKKIQDIETYDVDKQLNKVIVTGNVTTEEVIKALQKIGKSATAWEAEPETQ from the exons ATGCCTAAC GTGGTCGAAGTGAAGGTGGGTTTACATTGTGTTGATTGCATCAAGAAGATATTgaaggccattaagaaaattcaaG ACATTGAGACATATGACGTTGATAAACAGCTTAACAAAGTCATTGTTACGGGCAATGTTACTACAGAAGAAGTGATTAAAGCTCTTCAAAAGATTGGCAAGTCTGCTACAGCTTGGGAGGCAGAGCCAGAGACCCAGTGA
- the LOC133033704 gene encoding protein EARLY RESPONSIVE TO DEHYDRATION 15-like gives MAMEVISGRSSSSTLNPNAPMFVPLAYRTVEDFSDEWWVLVQSNPWFQDYWLQERFCDPQTDSSFLDIYDPDLSEFDALFDYEDEKVEGDADTTTDLISLGAGKWRKGRAPVEAPRYIEKAPKFVKPKMSPRTIQQPR, from the exons ATGGCAATGGAAGTAATTTCTGGAAGATCGTCTTCTTCTACTTTGAATCCCAATGCTCCGATGTTCGTTCCCTTAGCTTATCGGACGGTGGAAGACTTCTCCGACGAGTGGTGGGTCCTCGTTCAGTCCAATCCTTGGTTCCAAGACTACTGGCTCCAGGAGCGCTTCTGTGATCCACAAACTGATTCTTCCTTCCTTGATATTTACGATCCCGACCTCTCTGAATTCGATGCCCTATTCGATTAcgaag ATGAGAAAGTAGAGGGAGATGCAGATACTACGACGGACTTGATCAGTTTGGGGGCAGGGAAATGGCGGAAGGGCCGTGCTCCGGTGGAAGCTCCGAGGTACATCGAGAAAGCGCCGAAGTTTGTGAAGCCAAAAATGAGTCCAAGGACGATTCAGCAGCCGAGGTAG